In Granulicella mallensis MP5ACTX8, the sequence GCTGAAAGAGCGCGCGCGAGGCGGCGCTGATGTCATAGCTGCGTTCCGGGTGCCACTGCACGCCGATCAGAAACTGGGAGCTGAAGGCGGGATCATTCTCCACGGCTTCGACGACGCCGTCATCCGGGCAGCGCGCGACGACCCGCAGGCCTTCGCCCGGGATGGAAACCGACTGGTGATGGCTGGTATTCATGGGGAGACGCCGATAGCCCTCCGCCTCGGGTGCTTCGGAGGCCTCAAGCAGCGAGCCTAGCAGGCTGTTCCCGGCAACCAGGGCCGCATGAGCGACGGCCACGTTTTTCCCGGCCGAATGGTTGACCGGCAAGGGGCTAAGGTCCTGCACCAGCGAGCCGCCACGCCAGACGTTCAGCGACTGCACGCCGAAGCAGATGCCGAGCACCGGCTTGGTGTGGGCGGCGGCGTCTTCGAGCAGCAGCGTGTCCGTGGCCTCTCGTGCCGGGTCGGCCGGGGAGGTCGCTGGATCGCGTTCGGCACCGTAGCGTACCGGATCGACGTCGGCGGGGCTGCCGGGCAGCACCACGCCCTGGCAGGTGGCCGCAAGCTGTTTGATCTGAGCGGCCGGGAGGCTGATATCGATCTGTACCGGCTCGCCGCCGGACCGCGTTACGGCATCGGCATAGGCCGGCCAGGAGCGCTGGTTGTAGGAGATATCGGTACTGGTCGGGACGGGGATGGCGATGCGCGGTTTCATGGCTTCTGATTCGATGGTAGTGGAAGACGATACGTCTCGCTGAGGAATCAATGTCGGCCAGGCGCGAAGCGCATTCCCTT encodes:
- a CDS encoding gamma-glutamyl-gamma-aminobutyrate hydrolase family protein translates to MKPRIAIPVPTSTDISYNQRSWPAYADAVTRSGGEPVQIDISLPAAQIKQLAATCQGVVLPGSPADVDPVRYGAERDPATSPADPAREATDTLLLEDAAAHTKPVLGICFGVQSLNVWRGGSLVQDLSPLPVNHSAGKNVAVAHAALVAGNSLLGSLLEASEAPEAEGYRRLPMNTSHHQSVSIPGEGLRVVARCPDDGVVEAVENDPAFSSQFLIGVQWHPERSYDISAASRALFQRLVVEAEKSVPSK